One window of Elaeis guineensis isolate ETL-2024a chromosome 11, EG11, whole genome shotgun sequence genomic DNA carries:
- the LOC140852586 gene encoding cytochrome P450 86B1-like, whose amino-acid sequence MNSVNQTSTALTLSDGRSASTGNLGFLWLLPVEIQVLELLLAISIFVTMHALRRRKREGLTVWPVVGMLPSLIFALRHDMYEWITSLIERRGGTFIFRGPWFTNLQCVVTADPRNLEHLLKTKFSNFPKGGYFRGTVRDLLGDGIFSADDEVWRRQRKIASLEFHSAEFRHMTVESLYELVHSRLLPVLESAHHDRKPIDLQDVLLRLTFDNVCMIAFGIDPGCLRPGLPEIPFARAFEDATEATINRFITPTAIWKALRYLDLGNERRLKRSLKRVDEFAYEVIRTRKKELSLESGDDKKAARSDLLTVFMRLKDDDGTAFSDGFLRDVCINFILAGRDTSSVALAWFFWLLNRHTEVEDRILGEITKILEERGCNSEGESGDKDLVFKPEEVKRMEYLQAALSEALRLYPSVPVDHKEVVEDDVFPDGTVLKKGTKVIYAMYSMGRMESIWGKDCRDYKPERWLRDGRFMSESAYKFTAFNGGPRLCLGKDFAYYQMKFVAASILYRYHVKVVKSHPVVPKLALTIYMKYGLKVTFSGRNGTRLVK is encoded by the exons ATGAATTCCGTCAACCAAACCAGCACCGCCCTCACCCTCTCCGATGGCCGGAGTGCCTCCACCGGTAACCTCGGGTTCCTCTGGCTGTTGCCGGTGGAGATCCAAGTCCTGGAGCTGCTCCTCGCCATATCCATCTTCGTAACGATGCATGCGTTGCGACGACGCAAGCGGGAGGGCCTCACCGTATGGCCCGTCGTCGGCATGCTGCCATCGCTCATCTTCGCTCTCCGCCACGACATGTACGAGTGGATAACCAGCCTGATCGAGCGCCGCGGCGGCACGTTCATCTTCCGTGGCCCCTGGTTCACCAACCTCCAGTGCGTCGTCACCGCCGACCCCCGCAACCTGGAGCACCTTCTCAAGACCAAGTTCTCCAACTTCCCCAAGGGCGGCTACTTCCGGGGCACCGTCCGCGACCTCCTCGGCGACGGCATCTTCAGCGCCGACGACGAGGTCTGGCGCCGCCAGAGGAAGATCGCAAGCCTCGAATTCCACTCCGCCGAGTTCCGCCACATGACCGTCGAATCCCTCTACGAACTCGTACATTCGAGACTCCTTCCGGTGCTCGAATCCGCCCACCACGACCGCAAGCCCATCGACCTCCAGGACGTGCTCCTGAGGCTGACCTTCGACAACGTGTGCATGATCGCCTTCGGCATCGACCCGGGCTGCCTCCGCCCGGGCCTTCCCGAGATTCCCTTCGCTCGCGCCTTCGAGGACGCCACGGAGGCGACCATCAACCGATTCATCACGCCCACCGCCATATGGAAGGCGCTGCGCTACTTGGACCTCGGCAACGAGAGGAGGCTGAAGAGGTCCTTGAAGCGCGTCGACGAGTTCGCCTACGAGGTTATTCGGACGAGGAAGAAGGAGCTCTCGCTGGAGTCCGGCGACGACAAGAAGGCGGCGAGGTCCGACCTATTGACCGTCTTCATGAGGCTCAAGGACGACGACGGCACCGCGTTCTCCGACGGCTTCCTCAGGGATGTGTGCATCAATTTTATACTGGCCGGGAGGGACACCTCGTCGGTGGCGCTGGCGTGGTTCTTCTGGCTCTTGAACCGCCACACGGAGGTGGAGGACCGGATTCTCGGGGAGATTACAAAGATTCTGGAGGAGAGAGGATGTAACAGCGAGGGGGAATCAGGAGACAAGGATTTGGTGTTCAAGCCGGAGGAGGTGAAGAGGATGGAGTATCTACAGGCGGCTCTGTCGGAGGCTCTACGGCTCTACCCGTCGGTGCCGGTGGATCACAAGGAG GTCGTGGAAGATGATGTATTTCCTGATGGTACTGTACTGAAGAAAGGAACGAAGGTTATATATGCCATGTATTCTATGGGGAGAATGGAGAGCATATGGGGGAAGGACTGCAGGGACTACAAGCCAGAGAGGTGGCTCAGGGATGGCCGCTTCATGAGCGAGTCTGCGTACAAATTTACTGCCTTCAATGGCGGACCGAGGCTGTGCCTGGGGAAGGACTTTGCATACTATCAGATGAAGTTTGTCGCAGCTTCCATCCTCTATCGATATCATGTGAAGGTGGTCAAGAGCCACCCGGTGGTCCCCAAGCTGGCGCTAACCATCTACATGAAGTATGGATTGAAGGTCACTTTCTCCGGGAGGAATGGAACCAGGCTAGTCAAATAG